One region of Chlorobiota bacterium genomic DNA includes:
- a CDS encoding site-specific DNA-methyltransferase — protein MKNIFNSIIKGNCVEVMKGFDSEIIDATITSPPYDDLRNYKGYVFPFEDIAKELFRITKQGGVVVWVVADATIEATETGTSFKQALFFKEIGFNLHDTMIFKKKNPIPQIYRKRYNNEFEYMFVFSKGIVKTHNPIMVDCMHAGLELNGTTYKNYSKNEQIREKFANPVKDKKIKGNIWEYVVGKKQEDQEAKGHPAPFPCELVRDHVASWTNPGDVVLDPMCGSGTTPRVAAEMGRSYIGIDISQEYCELASRRVKLIEAQPTLFVVDEKKSNAKQQAFH, from the coding sequence ATGAAAAATATTTTCAATTCAATCATAAAAGGAAATTGTGTTGAAGTAATGAAAGGCTTCGACAGCGAAATCATTGACGCAACAATCACATCGCCACCGTACGATGATTTAAGAAATTATAAAGGCTACGTGTTCCCTTTTGAAGACATTGCGAAGGAGTTATTTAGAATAACTAAGCAAGGTGGAGTAGTCGTCTGGGTGGTGGCCGATGCTACGATTGAAGCAACAGAAACCGGGACAAGTTTTAAGCAAGCTCTATTTTTTAAAGAAATAGGATTCAATCTCCATGACACAATGATCTTTAAAAAAAAGAACCCAATTCCCCAGATTTACCGTAAACGCTACAACAATGAGTTTGAATATATGTTTGTGTTTAGCAAAGGGATTGTGAAAACGCACAATCCAATTATGGTGGATTGTATGCACGCAGGATTGGAGCTAAACGGAACGACGTATAAAAATTATTCTAAAAATGAGCAGATCAGAGAAAAATTTGCTAATCCAGTAAAGGATAAAAAAATCAAGGGCAATATCTGGGAATATGTGGTTGGAAAAAAACAAGAAGACCAGGAAGCAAAAGGGCATCCGGCTCCCTTCCCTTGTGAATTAGTAAGAGACCATGTGGCTTCATGGACGAACCCTGGTGATGTTGTTTTGGATCCAATGTGTGGCAGCGGAACAACCCCACGGGTGGCCGCCGAAATGGGAAGAAGCTATATCGGCATTGATATTAGCCAAGAGTATTGCGAATTAGCAAGCAGGCGTGTGAAACTGATAGAAGCTCAACCAACATTATTTGTGGTTGATGAGAAAAAATCCAACGCAAAGCAGCAGGCTTTTCACTAA
- a CDS encoding HindIII family type II restriction endonuclease: protein MKVISNSGVQKRLFWIEEIRKLSGKFSDDYERLAEELAAEIANDGIASLIDHLRLCGNIPESYNRDSSEEKLYSKYTDCLLSLSFNAIGLKSIVLSERSDAADVEVFATDYSFVADAKSFRLSRTAKNQKDFKIQAMDTWKRGKPNAVVVCPIYQLPKTSSQIYQSATSRNVCILTYSHISLIVAYSKIDGKEKAQKLLHEIFKTVPQLPLSKNATDYWMGINRTMLEFSESIQSLWQKEKQASLEAVSIAKEADLFFLAQQRESIMRMSHEEALMQLIKIHKIDSKIKTIQAIADNGLFAMQ from the coding sequence ATGAAGGTGATATCAAATAGTGGAGTCCAAAAGCGGCTTTTTTGGATTGAAGAAATCCGAAAATTAAGCGGAAAGTTTAGCGATGATTACGAGCGTTTAGCCGAGGAGCTGGCAGCAGAAATCGCTAATGATGGCATTGCTTCATTAATTGACCATCTAAGGCTGTGTGGCAATATCCCTGAATCGTATAATCGCGATTCAAGTGAGGAGAAGCTCTATTCAAAATACACAGATTGCTTGCTTTCCTTAAGTTTTAACGCAATAGGTTTGAAGAGCATTGTCCTTAGCGAGCGATCAGACGCTGCAGATGTTGAGGTGTTCGCTACAGACTACAGCTTTGTGGCGGATGCTAAATCTTTCCGTTTGAGCCGGACGGCGAAAAACCAGAAGGATTTCAAGATACAGGCAATGGATACTTGGAAGCGAGGGAAACCTAACGCAGTGGTGGTCTGCCCAATTTATCAGCTTCCAAAAACTTCAAGCCAGATTTACCAAAGCGCGACAAGTCGCAATGTCTGCATCCTAACCTATTCGCACATCTCCTTAATCGTTGCATACTCCAAAATTGATGGGAAAGAAAAGGCCCAAAAGTTATTGCATGAAATTTTCAAGACTGTCCCACAGCTTCCGCTTTCAAAAAACGCCACTGATTATTGGATGGGAATAAACAGAACCATGCTGGAATTTTCCGAATCCATCCAAAGTTTATGGCAGAAAGAAAAGCAGGCTTCGTTGGAGGCCGTTAGCATTGCTAAGGAGGCCGACCTGTTCTTTTTGGCGCAGCAACGCGAGAGCATAATGCGCATGAGCCATGAGGAGGCTTTAATGCAATTGATAAAAATTCATAAAATAGACAGCAAGATTAAAACGATCCAAGCCATTGCTGATAATGGTTTGTTTGCCATGCAATGA